In a single window of the Podospora pseudocomata strain CBS 415.72m chromosome 2 map unlocalized CBS415.72m_2, whole genome shotgun sequence genome:
- a CDS encoding uncharacterized protein (EggNog:ENOG503P74V): protein MCYQLIERYSSCRCLYYQHAIDRCAAYGRVGHTIQQRTILVGYACADHTAHSSGYDDYGYSQYSDSGYHSHGQGSHKSSHGSRYR, encoded by the coding sequence ATGTGCTACCAGTTGATCGAGCGGTACTCATCTTGCCGCTGCTTGTACTACCAGCACGCCATCGACCGTTGTGCGGCATATGGTCGTGTAGGCCACACAATCCAGCAGAGGACGATATTGGTTGGGTACGCCTGCGCGGATCACACAGCACACTCCAGCGGATATGACGACTACGGATACTCCCAGTATTCCGACTCGGGCTACCACTCCCACGGCCAGGGATCACACAAAAGCTCACACGGCAGCCGGTACCGATGA